TAGGTATTGAGGTGTTGtcgatccttctgagtaaggtttctAGACTTCTACCTTGGTCACTAATCTTTTGAAGTTGGAATTAgggttttttctttttcttttgattagGGTTTTGTTGCTTTGTCGCTAAGGGTTGTTTTCTTGTTCTGGTCGTATTTCTTTGCATGATCGTGTTCAATTATTGTGCATGGAAATGAATCGAGATAGTAGCTTGGAGGATTTAGGGTTTCAATCATTTTCTGAAAGGTTGCATGGGGATGTGTTTATTCGGCAGCCGGCTAATAGTCAAAACCCTAGTCTTGGCAAGGGTTTTGAGGGGAGGCCGATTAATATAGAAGGAAATCTGGTGATGCCTAGAAGAGGTGTTGTTCAGCAGGCCACTTCTGGTCAGAAACCGATTAACATAATTGACGAACTAGAAAAAATTACTGAGCCAGTCGTTCTTGAGGATGTTGAAGCAGGTAATCTGGATAGTGGTAATGGCATGAAAGGGCAGACATATGCGGAGAAGCTGGCAACGGTCAAACCAGTTCAAAAGGTTAACTTCAGATTTCTGGAAAACACCAAAGCCGCTGAAGATGTTGACGCTGATGTTATGATTCCAATCGCCTCGGTTAAACAGGTTCAGGATCGATTTAATAATGTGCTTTTTGGTTATTTTCTTGGGAAAAGACTAGCGTTCCCGGTTGTGGAATATTTTGTTAGCCAAAGATGGGGGAAATATGGTATGCAAAAGTGTATGATGAATGGAAAAggatttttcttttttaaattcaAGTCTAAGGATGGAATGGAACAAGTATTGCAAGATGGACCATGGCTTATCAGGAATATCCCGCTGTTTTTGAAACAATGGTCTCCGAATACGGAGTTGAAGAAAGAAGAGCTAAAAAAGGTACCAGTATGGGTTAAAATGCATGATGTTCCGTTGGCGGCTTACACTGAGGATGGTCTAAGTCTGATTGCTTCGAAGGTGGGAACCCCTAAAATGCTGGATAATGAGACAACCAGAATGTGTTTAGACTCGTGGGGCAGAAGTGGATACGCTAGAGCGATAGTTGAACTGGATGCGGATAAGGATCTGAAAGAAAACGTTACTGTAGCAATTCCAAATGTAGAAGAGGGTGGGTACCTCAAGATTAGTATCCATTTGGAGTATGAATGGAAACCACCACATTGCAAAACTTGCAAGGTGTTTGGCCATGGAATGCATGAATGTCCGATAAAACTTGCTGATGATAAGGGTCAGAATAATAAAGATAAGGTGGATGATCAGGGTTTTAAAAGTGGTAATAACCAGAAGAAGGTGGTCAAACAACAGTTTAATATGAAGGATAAGCAGAGGTTGATTTACAGGCCTAAGAAACGTGATGAAAATGTGGACTCTTCTAAGCCGAAATCAGCTAAAGGGGCTGGTGATTCTAAGGGCCCGGGTATTCGAACACAAAATAAATTTCATGCCTTAAATGATATGGAGGATGAATGGGGTTCCGATATGGAAGAAGATAGGGTGAATCCGAATGTGGGAGGATATGATTTTTTGGATGACGAAAATCCAAGTCACTTGAATAATACAGGTGCAAGCACACCTGCTCAGGAGGTTATTAATGGATAGTGTGGCTGCATGGAATGTCAGGGGATTGAACCACCCCATCAAGCAAAAGGAGGTTCAAAAGTTTGTGACGGATAATGGGTTGCAGGTTATAGCTATTCTGGAGTCTCATGTTCAGACTGCTAACTTGGATAAGGTTTGTAACAAGGTTCTTCGGAATTGGGAGTGGACTTCAAATGGTAGTTTGTGCGATAAAGGTACGAGAGTTATTGTTGGGTGGAATGCGGATACAGTAGATGTTGTAGTCCTACATGCTACTAATCAAGTTGTTCATGTTCAAGCTCGGTTCAAAAAAGATAATGCAATGGTAAATATTTCCTTTGTCTACGCAAGTAACAATGATCAAGAAAGGAAATATCTTTGGGATTCGCTAAAAATGCATAAGGGGGTTGTTCAATCGGACCCGTGGATTATAATGGGGGATTTTAATGTGGTTTTGAACCTAGAGGATAACTGTATGTGGTCGTCAAAGGTGAATGCTGCCATGATGGATTTTAATGAGTGTGTGAAACATCTCGAAGTTTTTGATCTTAGAGCTCATGGGTTGCACTACACTTGGAATCAAAGTCCGAAAAAAGGGATTGGAATCCGAAAGAAACTGGACAGGATTATGGCAAATGTCAGTTTTGTGGAGAAATTTGCCGATGCTTTTGCGGTGTTTATGCCTCACGGTATTTCGGACCATTGTCCAGCTTTGCTAAAACTTCTTAAGGCCACTAAGGTTAAACCTAAACCTTTTAAATTCAGTAATTTTTTGACGCATAAGAAGGATTTTTTGCAAACTGTCATGACGGGTTGGGAAGCTGAGATTATGGGGGTTCCCATGTTTCGTCTAGTAAAGAAGCTTAGAGGCCTTAAACGTCCTCTAAGATTGTTACTAAAAAAACAAGGAAATATTTATAAAAAGGTGATAGACTTGAAGGCAGAATTGGACTCGTTGCAAAGTAAGTTGGATGCTGATCCTTTTAATTTAACAATCAAAGAAGCGGAATCCGTTTGTGTGAAGAACTACTTGGAGGCGACTTTGGATGAAGAGCGCTTTTTGAAACAGAAGGCAAAACAGAAATGGTTGGAAGCTGGAGACTCAAATACCAAATTCTTTCATAATGTGGTCAAATATCGCAAtcattttaacaaaataaacatTATTAAAGATGTTTCTGGTAATACTCATGAAGGGGATGGAGTCTCTTTGGCCTTAGTGAATCATTTCCGGGATTTTCTGGGTTCGGAAGGGAACACGATCAGCCGAGTGGATCGAGACATTTTTTCAGTCACCGTTAACCCTAGTGTAGCTGATTATATGTGTAGACAAGTGACTCCGGATGTAGTAAAAGCGGCTGTTTTTTCGATTAATGAAAACAAGGCTCCGGGGCCGGATGGGTACACGTCTGATTTCTTTAAGAAGTCATGGTCTATTGTCGGAAATGAGGTAACGACTGCTATTATTGATTTTTTTGAGTCGGGTAGACTACTTCAGGAGATAAATCACACGTTTTTAGCTCTCATTCCTAAAGTTCCCACTCCGGGAGTGGTCACGGATTATAGGCCAATTTCATGTTGTAATGTGGTCTATGAAGCGATTAGCAAGATTCTCACAGCTAGGATTCTGGAAGGTTTAAAGGATATTATAAGTGAAAATCAATCGGCTTTTGTTCCGGGTAGGAGGATATCGGATAATATAATGTTGACTCAAGAGCTAATGCATAATTATCATCGTCAAATGGGTCCTCCTCGATGTGCTATGAAAGTAGATATTCAAAAGGCGTATGATACAGTGGATTGGAGATTTCTTCGTGATGTTTTGCATGGCTTTGGGTTTCGGCATCGATTTATTGGTTGGATTACGGAGTGTATCACTACTACATCCTTTTCCTTGAGTGTGAATGGTAATGTGCATGGTTATTTCAAAGGAAAGCGGGGGTTGCGGCAAGGGGATCCAATGTCCCCCTATTTATTCACTATGGTCATGGAAGTATTAACTCTGATTCTCAACAAAGCCGCTGAATTGGATTCATCGTTTAGGTTCCATAATAAATGTGAGAAGCAAATGATAATCAAGGTGTGTTTTGCTGATGATCTCTTCTTGTTTACCAGAGGGGATGTTGGCTCGG
This genomic stretch from Helianthus annuus cultivar XRQ/B chromosome 8, HanXRQr2.0-SUNRISE, whole genome shotgun sequence harbors:
- the LOC110933726 gene encoding uncharacterized protein LOC110933726 — encoded protein: MNRDSSLEDLGFQSFSERLHGDVFIRQPANSQNPSLGKGFEGRPINIEGNLVMPRRGVVQQATSGQKPINIIDELEKITEPVVLEDVEAGNLDSGNGMKGQTYAEKLATVKPVQKVNFRFLENTKAAEDVDADVMIPIASVKQVQDRFNNVLFGYFLGKRLAFPVVEYFVSQRWGKYGMQKCMMNGKGFFFFKFKSKDGMEQVLQDGPWLIRNIPLFLKQWSPNTELKKEELKKVPVWVKMHDVPLAAYTEDGLSLIASKVGTPKMLDNETTRMCLDSWGRSGYARAIVELDADKDLKENVTVAIPNVEEGGYLKISIHLEYEWKPPHCKTCKVFGHGMHECPIKLADDKGQNNKDKVDDQGFKSGNNQKKVVKQQFNMKDKQRLIYRPKKRDENVDSSKPKSAKGAGDSKGPGIRTQNKFHALNDMEDEWGSDMEEDRVNPNVGGYDFLDDENPSHLNNTGASTPAQEVIAILESHVQTANLDKVCNKVLRNWEWTSNGSLCDKGTRVIVGWNADTVDVVVLHATNQVVHVQARFKKDNAMVNISFVYASNNDQERKYLWDSLKMHKGVVQSDPWIIMGDFNVVLNLEDNCMWSSKVNAAMMDFNECVKHLEVFDLRAHGLHYTWNQSPKKGIGIRKKLDRIMANVSFVEKFADAFAVFMPHGISDHCPALLKLLKATKVKPKPFKFSNFLTHKKDFLQTVMTGWEAEIMGVPMFRLVKKLRGLKRPLRLLLKKQGNIYKKVIDLKAELDSLQSKLDADPFNLTIKEAESVCVKNYLEATLDEERFLKQKAKQKWLEAGDSNTKFFHNVVKYRNHFNKINIIKDVSGNTHEGDGVSLALVNHFRDFLGSEGNTISRVDRDIFSVTVNPSVADYMCRQVTPDVVKAAVFSINENKAPGPDGYTSDFFKKSWSIVGNEVTTAIIDFFESGRLLQEINHTFLALIPKVPTPGVVTDYRPISCCNVVYEAISKILTARILEGLKDIISENQSAFVPGRRISDNIMLTQELMHNYHRQMGPPRCAMKVDIQKAYDTVDWRFLRDVLHGFGFRHRFIGWITECITTTSFSLSVNGNVHGYFKGKRGLRQGDPMSPYLFTMVMEVLTLILNKAAELDSSFRFHNKCEKQMIIKVCFADDLFLFTRGDVGSVKVVMRSLQQFEKVSGLVPSNAKSTIFFCNVPLATKNRIADMVPFDEGKLPIRYLGVPLLASRLLIKDCKVLVERMSKRINDWKNRFLSFAGRLQLVLSVLSSIHVYWASVFILPASIIKELESKMKHFLWGHGMGSKGRAKVAWKEVCLPKLEGGLGIRRISDVNKSLMAYHIYSIVSGRNSLWTNWIVLHRLRGRCLWDIPVRSNSPWGWKKLMKCWDKFRNHLWSKIGNGNNTFLWFDKWTNECPLSQLVSPRQMARYGFSVKSKIKDAFIDGQWVWPEDWRSVFPTLFQLRPLMLSETQDRILWMKHDGKLAPFSSKEVWDAVRVRDQPKSWAKVVWSSFNIPKHSFLCWLIFKKKLWTQDRILRWNHAVTGSMNLMCCLLCYSEIETHEHLFFECPYSKSVWHKVRQKAYMESVQDSWDDISAWLISRAKSKSVVSIAGRLVVAAAAYAIWCERNSKFFNNRLRPEKVADFIIDTVRAKLISFKYKQTTKVKRFLEEWKMDKEDFLDDD